In Eubalaena glacialis isolate mEubGla1 chromosome 12, mEubGla1.1.hap2.+ XY, whole genome shotgun sequence, a single window of DNA contains:
- the LOC133102585 gene encoding CHD9 neighbor protein-like, with the protein MGCHSSKSTKVAGESQKPAEQPEGEEPNLGAGTEAADGKDASLKDGAPEQKK; encoded by the coding sequence ATGGGATGCCACTCCAGCAAGAGCACCAAGGTGGCGGGGGAGTCCCAGAAACCCGCAGAACAGCCCGAGGGAGAGGAGCCAAATCTGGGGGCTGGCACAGAGGCAGCAGATGGCAAAGACGCCTCCTTGAAGGATGGTGCCCCTGAGCAGAAGAAATGA